The stretch of DNA ACGATGGGCACCACTCCCCCGGGCACGGCGAAACCGCGGCCATTCTCCTCGCACCAGCGCTGCGCCCCGACGGCGGAGGCCAGGCCGTAGGCGCTGCCCCCGGCCAGCACTACCGCATCCACCTGGCGGACCAGGGTGGTGGGGTCCAAAGCGTCGGTCTCGTGCGTCGCGGGGCCGCCGCCCTGGACGTCCACCGAACCCACGGTCCCGACGGGCGGCAGCACCACCGTCACTCCCGTCAGCCAGCCGTCACCGGTTTTGTGGACATGGCCTACCCGGATACCGGGCACATCCGTCAAAGATCCCATGCACCCAATTCTGCGCCTTCACCTGCGCAAACAGCATGGAAACGGCAACCGAAGGCTCGGCCAACAGTTCGTGCCCGGGCCGCTTTTCGGGCTTCCCGCCGGTGGCCGTGTGGTGGAGTGAGAGTCGACTTCCTGACCGTGTGCCTGCTCCCAGGCCCCCTTTCCAGAAGAGACCCATGACTACTTCCCTCGCCGGGTCCAGGACAGACCTGCCCGCCGAACCGCCGGCCAGCCCTGCCGGATCCGTTCCCCGCCGCCGCTGGTCCGCCAGGTCCCGCCGGGACTTCTTCGTCTTCCTGGCCCTCGCGTTCCCTAACCTGCTGCTGATCGGCACTTTCACGTACCTGCCGCTGATCAACAACATCTACTACTCCACGCTGAACTGGACGCTGGGCTCAGCGTCCGCCACCGTCGTCGGCCTGGAGAACTACCTGACGTTCTTCACCAGCGCGGACGCCGGAAAGGTGCTGGGCACCACCGCGATCTTCACCGCCACCACCGTGGCCGGATCAATGGTCCTGGGGCTGTTGGTGGCCCTGGCACTCAACAGCAAGGTGCGAGGCACTACGTTCGCCCGGGCGGCAGTGTTCGCCCCGTACGTGCTCTCCGGCGTGGGTGTGGGCCTGGTGTGGCTGTTCATTTTCGACCCCGGCTACGGCGTCCTGTCCTGGATCCTCCGCGGGCTGGGCCAGCAGAGCCCCCAATGGATCAACGATCCGCAACTCTCCCTGGCCATGGTGATCCTGGTCTACGTGTGGAAAAACCTGGGCTACTGCGCTGTCGTATTCCTCGCGGGGCTGCAGTCACTGCCGAAGGACGTTATGGAGGCGGCCTCCCTGGACGGCGCGGGCCGTTTCCGGCGCTTCGCCAGCATCTCAATTCCCCTGCTGTCCCCCACCACGTTCTTCCTGCTCATCACCACCATGCTCAGCTCGCTCCAGGCGTTCGACCTCATCCGCATCATGACACCGCTGGGCTCCGGCACCAGCACACTGATCTACGAGGCCTACCTGCAGGCGTTCGGCGCCTACAACCGCGCCGGCTACTCGGCCGCCATCTCCGTCGTGCTGTTCGTGATCCTCCTGGTCATCACTGTGCTGCAGCTCCGCTTTGTCGAAAAGAAGGTGCACTACTCATGACCGCGCCCACGGCTCCTGCCGCAACAGAGACGAGCCAGGCGCACGACGGCGGCACCCCGCCCCGGGCGCACGCCTTCAGCCGGCAAAACCTCACCGCCACCCTGCTCGCCGGATACCTGCCGCTGGCGGCCGCCGTCCTGGTGGTGTTCCTGCCGCTGCTGTGGATGGTCCTCAGCTCGTTCAAGCAGCCCGGCGAAATTGTCACCCTGGACCTCAAGGTCCTGCCCGAAAGCCTCAACCTCGAGAACTACCGCGTGGCAATGACCACCGTTCCGTTCGGACAGTTCTTCCTCAACAGCACGGTGGTCACCGTGGTTGGTTCCAGCATCAAGGTACTGCTGGCCATCCTCACGGCCTACGCGCTGGTGTTCGTCCGGTTCCCGTTCAAGAAGCTGATCTTCGTGCTGATCCTCGTGGCCCTCATGGTTCCCGCGCAGGTGTCCATCCTGCCCAACTACATCCTGGTGGCCGGGATGGGTGGGAAGAACACCCTGTGGGGCATCATCCTTCCCGGCCTTGGCACAGCGTTCGGGACCTTCCTGCTGCGCCAGCACTTCCTGACGCTGCCCGCGTCCATCCTCGAGGCAGCCGAGATTGACGGCGCCGGCCACTGGCGGCGGCTGTGGCAGGTGGTGGCCCCGGTGTCCCTGCCCTCAATTGCCACGGTGGCCCTGGTGACGGTGGTCAGTGAGTGGAATGACTACATCTGGCCGCTGATCATCACGGACAAGCCCGAAAGCATGACGCTGCCAGTGGGCCTCACCCTGCTGCAGAACTCGGAAGGCAACGGTGCCGGCTGGGGGATCATGATGGCTGGCGCGGTGCTGGTCATCCTGCCTATCCTCGTGGTCTTCGCCATGCTGCAACGCTACATCGTTGCCGGCCTGACGCAGGGTAGCGTCACCGGCTGATCCCGCCGGCCTCCCGCCGTCGTCCCCTCTTCTTTCCTCCTCCGCATCAAGCCGGCTGATGGGCTGCGCCCGCAGTACCCCACCGGCACCACAGAAAGGCACAACCTTGGCACGAAATATCCTCACCTCCCCGGTGGGCCGGCGGCTCTTCCTCTC from Pseudarthrobacter chlorophenolicus A6 encodes:
- a CDS encoding carbohydrate ABC transporter permease; its protein translation is MTTSLAGSRTDLPAEPPASPAGSVPRRRWSARSRRDFFVFLALAFPNLLLIGTFTYLPLINNIYYSTLNWTLGSASATVVGLENYLTFFTSADAGKVLGTTAIFTATTVAGSMVLGLLVALALNSKVRGTTFARAAVFAPYVLSGVGVGLVWLFIFDPGYGVLSWILRGLGQQSPQWINDPQLSLAMVILVYVWKNLGYCAVVFLAGLQSLPKDVMEAASLDGAGRFRRFASISIPLLSPTTFFLLITTMLSSLQAFDLIRIMTPLGSGTSTLIYEAYLQAFGAYNRAGYSAAISVVLFVILLVITVLQLRFVEKKVHYS
- a CDS encoding carbohydrate ABC transporter permease, which gives rise to MTAPTAPAATETSQAHDGGTPPRAHAFSRQNLTATLLAGYLPLAAAVLVVFLPLLWMVLSSFKQPGEIVTLDLKVLPESLNLENYRVAMTTVPFGQFFLNSTVVTVVGSSIKVLLAILTAYALVFVRFPFKKLIFVLILVALMVPAQVSILPNYILVAGMGGKNTLWGIILPGLGTAFGTFLLRQHFLTLPASILEAAEIDGAGHWRRLWQVVAPVSLPSIATVALVTVVSEWNDYIWPLIITDKPESMTLPVGLTLLQNSEGNGAGWGIMMAGAVLVILPILVVFAMLQRYIVAGLTQGSVTG